Genomic window (Aquimarina sp. BL5):
ATACGTTGTATCTTTTTATTGGTGGCTTTTGATAACACTTCGACTGGTTCAGTGTGACACCTATGAAAACCAATAAAAAGGATGCCACTGCTATCCCTAACGCAGTAACTAATAACGATCAACTAAATATGGGCAAGAAAGAAAAGTTTTATGTTGTTTGGGAAGGTCACAAACCGGGTATCTATACCAAATGGGATGATTGCAAAGCAGCAGTAAAAGGGTATGCAAGTGCAAAGTATAAGTCTTTTGAATCTTTTGATTTAGCAAAGAAAGCCTATAATGGGGATTATGAAGATTATAAAGGAAAAAGCAAACCAAAATCTTCTCTTACCAAAGAACAATTAGAAAAAATAGGAGAACCTAATCTATACTCTATAGCTGTAGATGCAGCCTCCAGTGGTAATCCTGGTAAAATGGAGTATAGAGGAGTGGATACACAGACAGTAAAGCAACTTTTTCACCAAGGGCCTTTCCCACAGGGAACAAATAATATAGGTGAGTTTTTAGCATTAGTTCACGGATTAGCATACTTAAAAAAGAAAGGTAGTGATAGAATTTTATATACAGATTCTAAAATTGCCATGGGTTGGGTGCAGAGAAAAACCTGTAAAACAAAGCTACAGCGTAACGCGAAAAACAAGGAAATGTTTGATCTGGTAGATCGGGCAATTACTTGGCTTAAAGAAAACAAATATACTACGACTATAGTGAAATGGGAAACCAAAGCATGGGGTGAAATCCCAGCTGATTTTGGCAGAAAGTAATGTGGGGAATTGTATTAAAAAAAAATTATAAAATAAACAAAATGCTCCAGTGTTTTTCTGGAGCATTTTTTAAATAATAAGATTATTAAAATCTAATAAATAAAGCAATTCGCTTTATGATTAAAAGTTTTTTTAGCCACCACAAGGCCCAAGATTACTCCATCCCGAAGCAGTTCTTTGGTATAAATCTCCGTTATAAGTAACTTGATCTCCAGCAGAATAAGAAGCACTTCCGTTATATGGCGCTACACCATCACAAGGGTCGGTACTAATAGGACCACAGGCTCCAAGATTTGACCATCCCGAAGCAGTTCTTTGATATAAATCTCCATTATAAGTAACTTGATCTCCAGTAGAATAAGAAGCATTACCATTATATGGTGCTACGCCAGCACAAATATCTCCGCCAGTAGCAGGAAATGGATATATTGTGCCAATAAATTGTTTATCAGTGTCTGATAATCGATTATTAGAACCTACTCCAACTCCATCAAGAGTATGTTCTGCAGGAATTGGGTAATGCATAATAGATAGAGGATCATACGTACTATAGTTAGTTATACTAGCATCATAGCGTCTAAATAGATTGTTATCAACCTGCGCTCTAGACCAGTTATTTGGTGGTCCTGCATAATAGGCATATACGGTTTCTTTATCCCAGTTAATTCCTGCAACAGGGTTTTGGTGTTCATGGATCAATCCAAGTGCATGTCCAAATTCGTGAATAGTTGTTCTTCTAAATTCAGAATCAGTGGTGTTATTATCAAACCACCCAAAGTGCATACTATGCGAATAACTGTTAGAATCGGTTCCTAGATAAGACCAAGAACCAGCTTCGTTTGCATATTGACCCTCTCTAAAGGCAATTTTAATGTTCGCGCTGCTATTAGAAGAAACCCATTCAAATTTTAGATTTGCGTAGCTTTCCCATTCTACTGCATATTGTCTAACCTTAGATTGAACAAAGTTGCTTCCATTTAAAAATTTTACTCGGATAGTTTGTCCGGTATCCCATTGTTTGTCTTTAACACTAGTAGCTTTTGCGCTATTAGGTGCATCCCATTTAGCTATACATACGTGTGCGCTTTTGGAATCATCAATCTGATTCGTTTCAAAAACGTCTTCAGAGTCCTTTTCACAATTTAATAGAGAAAATGAAACTAGTGTAGCCAGGGCTAGTCTAGCCAGTTTACTTTTTTTCATAATAATGTTGAGTTTTGTTAAATATATCATAAAATTAACAAAAATTTAGTAGGAATGCAATTATATTTGAAAGAAAATACAAAAAAAGCATAAAATTATTACGTAAAAAACGTAATAAAAACATGTTTTTAACAAATAGCATTGTAGTAATAAGCTACACAAAAAAATACCCTGGAGTAAATATACAACAGGGTATTTCTATTTTTAATATAAACAACTATCGGTTGGTAAATCAATGCCTTTTAGCCACCACAAGCTCCAAGATTGTTCCATCCACTAGTCGCTAATTGGTACAAACTTCCCTGATAGGTAACTTGATCACCAACAGAATACGAAGTACTGCTATTATATGCCGATACACCACTGCAAATATCAGTGCTTGGAGCACTATCACAAGGACCAAGATTGTTCCACCCACTAGCTGCTAATTGGTATAAACTTCCTTGATAGGTTACCTGATCACCAACAGTATACGAAGCACTATTATTATATGCTGACACACCGTCACAGTTACCACTTCCGGTGGTTGTGCCAGGGTAAATAGTGGCTATAAAGGATTTGTCTGTTGCAGATAATTGCGTGTTACTTCCTACCGCAACACCATCTGTAGTATGTTCTGCAGGTATAGGATAGTGCATGATAGATTTTGGGTCGTATTCACTATAGTTAGAAATATTTGCTTCATAACGTCTGAACAGGTTATTGTCTACCTGTGCTCTACTCCAGTTGTTAGGTGGTCCTGCATAATATGCATATACAGCCTCTTTATCCCAGTTAATACCAGCTACAGGATTTTGATGTTCGTGAATCAAACCAAGAGCATGTCCAAATTCATGAATTGTAGTTCTTCTAAATTCAGTATCGGATGTATTATTATTAAACCATCCAAAATGCATACTATGTGCTTGGTTATTAGAGTCGGTTCCAAGATATGACCAAGATCCTCCATCATTGGCAAATTGGCCTTCTCTAAAACCAATTTTAATGTTTGCACTACTATTAGAAGAAACCCATTCAAACTTAATGTTTGCATAATCCTCCCATTCTACTGCATATTGTCGAACTTTGGATTGAACAAAACTATTCCCATTCAAAAATTTCACTCGGATAGTTTGACCTGTTTCCCATTCCTTTGCTTTAACACTAGCGGCTTTTGAAATGTTATCATCAGTATTCCATTTTTCGATACATACGTGAGCGGCTTTTTCTGTTTCAATTTGGTTTGTTTCGAAAATCTCTTCGGATTCTTTCTCACAGTTAAACAATGAAAATGAAACTAAAGAGATCAAAACTAACCTGGTTAATTTGGTAGTTTTCATAATTATATTGAGTTTGCTGTTATGTAATAGATAAACATCTTAAGATGAAAAGACCCTACTTTTTATGTTATTATTGCATGTATTATTTAGGTTAAAAGTTAAAACGCTGTATTTATGACAACAAAGGTTTGGCAAGATAAATTAGATTTTCAAGAAAGAATTATAGACTCTTTTTTGGAAAGTAAAAAACAAAAACTAACGAATTGAAGGTAGTCAAAAGATACTTAGATTTTAATAGAAAGTAAGTTTTCATGAATACCTTTACTACTCAAAACTAAAACGTATATTTGCAAAAAAAATATTACGCTATTTTATGAGCAAATTACTTATTGTAGGTACTGTAGCCTTTGATGCTATAGAGACACCATTTGGTAAAACAGACAAGATCTTAGGCGGAGCCGCAACATATATAGGTCTTTCTGCGGCTAATTTCAATGTCCCTTCAGCGATAGTTTCTGTTGTTGGAGATGACTTCCCAGAGGAATATCTAACAATGCTTCAAAAGAAAAACATTGACACCTCTGCTATAGAGGTTGTAAAAGGAGGAAAAACATTTTTCTGGAGCGGAAGATATCATAATGACCTAAACTCTAGGGATACCTTAGATACTCAACTTAATGTATTAGCAGATTTTAATCCAGTAGTTCCTGCTGAGTATAAGGATTCAGAAATTGTTATGTTGGGAAATTTGCACCCATTAGTTCAGCTTAGTGTTTTAGAACAAATGACAACTAAGCCAAAGTTAGCTGTTTT
Coding sequences:
- a CDS encoding viroplasmin family protein — encoded protein: MGKKEKFYVVWEGHKPGIYTKWDDCKAAVKGYASAKYKSFESFDLAKKAYNGDYEDYKGKSKPKSSLTKEQLEKIGEPNLYSIAVDAASSGNPGKMEYRGVDTQTVKQLFHQGPFPQGTNNIGEFLALVHGLAYLKKKGSDRILYTDSKIAMGWVQRKTCKTKLQRNAKNKEMFDLVDRAITWLKENKYTTTIVKWETKAWGEIPADFGRK
- a CDS encoding carbohydrate-binding protein, producing the protein MKTTKLTRLVLISLVSFSLFNCEKESEEIFETNQIETEKAAHVCIEKWNTDDNISKAASVKAKEWETGQTIRVKFLNGNSFVQSKVRQYAVEWEDYANIKFEWVSSNSSANIKIGFREGQFANDGGSWSYLGTDSNNQAHSMHFGWFNNNTSDTEFRRTTIHEFGHALGLIHEHQNPVAGINWDKEAVYAYYAGPPNNWSRAQVDNNLFRRYEANISNYSEYDPKSIMHYPIPAEHTTDGVAVGSNTQLSATDKSFIATIYPGTTTGSGNCDGVSAYNNSASYTVGDQVTYQGSLYQLAASGWNNLGPCDSAPSTDICSGVSAYNSSTSYSVGDQVTYQGSLYQLATSGWNNLGACGG
- a CDS encoding matrixin family metalloprotease encodes the protein MKKSKLARLALATLVSFSLLNCEKDSEDVFETNQIDDSKSAHVCIAKWDAPNSAKATSVKDKQWDTGQTIRVKFLNGSNFVQSKVRQYAVEWESYANLKFEWVSSNSSANIKIAFREGQYANEAGSWSYLGTDSNSYSHSMHFGWFDNNTTDSEFRRTTIHEFGHALGLIHEHQNPVAGINWDKETVYAYYAGPPNNWSRAQVDNNLFRRYDASITNYSTYDPLSIMHYPIPAEHTLDGVGVGSNNRLSDTDKQFIGTIYPFPATGGDICAGVAPYNGNASYSTGDQVTYNGDLYQRTASGWSNLGACGPISTDPCDGVAPYNGSASYSAGDQVTYNGDLYQRTASGWSNLGPCGG